A part of Bacteroidota bacterium genomic DNA contains:
- the rpsJ gene encoding 30S ribosomal protein S10 — translation MSQRIRIKLKSYDHNLVDKSAEKIVKTVKNTGAIVSGPVPLPTHRKVFTVLRSPHVNANSKEQFQLCTYKRLLDIYSSTSKTVDALMKLELPSGVEVEIKA, via the coding sequence ATGAGCCAGAGAATCAGAATCAAATTGAAGAGTTACGATCACAATCTCGTTGACAAAAGTGCCGAGAAGATTGTAAAGACGGTGAAAAACACCGGAGCTATTGTTAGTGGCCCCGTGCCTCTTCCTACACACCGGAAGGTATTTACTGTTTTGCGTTCGCCACACGTAAATGCGAACTCGAAAGAGCAGTTCCAGTTGTGTACTTATAAAAGGTTGCTGGACATTTATTCATCTACATCCAAGACGGTAGATGCATTGATGAAGCTCGAACTTCCGAGTGGTGTTGAAGTTGAAATCAAGGCATAA
- the fusA gene encoding elongation factor G produces the protein MGKDLSYTRNIGIAAHIDAGKTTTTERILYYTGVNYKLGEVHEGGATMDWMEQEQERGITITSAATRCHWTWKDKKYDINIIDTPGHVDFTVEVNRSLRVLDGLVFLFSAVDGVEPQSETNWRLADNYNVARLGFVNKMDRSGADFFNVVKQVQTMLGSTPMVMQIPIGNEEKFKGVVDLITNKAIIFSEDDKGMTSKEVEVPADLVEEVKLYREKMLEQVAEFDDHLMEKYFTDPNSISVEEITAAVRKAVIAQKVVPMYCGSAFKNKGVQAVLDAVCAILPSPQDKPTIKGTNPDTEEELEIHPDTDAPFCALAFKIATDPYVGRLAYFRVYQGSLDAGSYILNTRTGKKERISRLFQMHANKQNAVERVEAGDIAAAVGFKDIRTGDTLCAEKNPVVLESMKFPEPVISLAIEPKAQKDLDKLGMSLGKLAEENPTFKVTFDDQTGQTIIAGMDELHLEILVDRLRREFNVECNQGAPQVTYKERLTKTIEHREQYKKQTGGRGKFADIKIEIGPADEGTVGLQFVNDVFGGSIPREFIAPVEKGFKEAMKTGVLAGYELDSLKVRLFDGSFHAVDSDALSFELCAKLAFRTAARNCKPVLLEPIMKVEVITPDENTGDVVGDLNRRRGLLEGMEAKVNAQVVRAKVPLSEMFGYVTQLRTLTSGRATSTMEFHSFQPAPENVASTVIAKNSGKTRSSAVGE, from the coding sequence ATGGGTAAAGACCTTAGCTACACAAGGAATATTGGAATCGCAGCTCACATTGACGCCGGTAAAACAACTACTACCGAGCGTATTTTGTATTACACCGGTGTGAACTACAAGCTCGGTGAGGTGCATGAAGGTGGAGCTACCATGGACTGGATGGAGCAAGAGCAGGAGCGTGGTATTACCATTACCTCTGCGGCTACTCGTTGCCATTGGACTTGGAAAGACAAGAAATACGACATTAATATTATTGATACTCCCGGACACGTTGACTTTACCGTAGAGGTAAACCGTTCATTGCGCGTATTGGATGGTCTGGTGTTTTTGTTTTCAGCCGTTGACGGTGTTGAGCCTCAATCTGAAACTAACTGGCGTTTGGCTGATAACTACAATGTAGCCCGTTTAGGTTTTGTAAACAAAATGGACCGTTCAGGTGCAGATTTCTTTAACGTAGTTAAGCAAGTGCAAACTATGTTGGGTTCTACTCCAATGGTAATGCAAATTCCTATTGGTAACGAAGAGAAGTTTAAGGGGGTGGTTGACTTGATAACCAATAAAGCAATCATCTTTAGTGAAGATGATAAAGGGATGACTTCGAAAGAAGTGGAAGTTCCTGCTGATTTAGTAGAAGAAGTAAAGCTATATCGCGAGAAGATGTTGGAGCAGGTGGCAGAGTTTGACGACCACTTGATGGAAAAATATTTTACCGATCCCAATTCTATTTCTGTTGAAGAGATTACTGCTGCCGTACGGAAGGCGGTGATTGCCCAGAAAGTAGTTCCGATGTATTGCGGTTCCGCATTTAAAAACAAAGGAGTGCAGGCGGTATTGGATGCAGTTTGTGCCATTCTTCCTTCACCACAGGATAAGCCAACTATTAAGGGAACAAATCCAGACACCGAAGAAGAACTGGAGATTCACCCAGACACAGATGCTCCTTTTTGTGCATTAGCGTTTAAAATTGCGACGGATCCTTATGTAGGCCGTTTGGCATACTTCAGAGTTTATCAGGGTTCTTTAGACGCAGGTTCATACATTTTGAATACCCGCACCGGAAAGAAAGAACGTATCTCCCGTTTGTTCCAAATGCATGCTAATAAACAAAATGCAGTAGAGAGAGTAGAAGCAGGGGATATTGCTGCGGCCGTTGGTTTTAAAGATATCCGTACCGGTGATACCCTATGTGCAGAAAAGAATCCTGTGGTTCTTGAAAGCATGAAATTTCCTGAACCGGTTATCTCATTGGCTATTGAGCCCAAGGCACAGAAAGATTTGGATAAGTTGGGTATGTCTCTCGGCAAATTGGCTGAGGAAAACCCTACATTCAAAGTGACTTTTGATGATCAAACCGGGCAAACCATTATTGCAGGAATGGATGAGTTGCACTTAGAAATTCTTGTTGACCGCTTGCGCAGAGAGTTTAACGTAGAATGTAACCAAGGAGCGCCTCAGGTTACCTATAAAGAGCGTTTGACTAAGACGATTGAGCACCGCGAACAATACAAAAAGCAAACGGGTGGTCGTGGTAAGTTTGCCGATATTAAGATTGAAATAGGACCTGCCGATGAAGGAACTGTTGGATTGCAGTTTGTGAATGATGTATTTGGAGGCTCCATTCCCCGTGAGTTTATTGCTCCTGTAGAAAAAGGTTTTAAGGAAGCAATGAAGACAGGTGTATTGGCAGGGTATGAGTTAGATAGTTTGAAGGTTCGTTTGTTTGATGGTTCATTCCATGCCGTTGACTCCGATGCATTATCATTTGAGTTATGCGCGAAATTAGCTTTCAGAACAGCGGCAAGAAACTGCAAACCGGTATTGCTCGAGCCAATTATGAAAGTAGAAGTTATTACTCCCGATGAAAACACCGGTGATGTAGTAGGTGATTTGAATAGAAGAAGAGGTTTACTAGAAGGGATGGAAGCAAAGGTAAATGCACAGGTAGTAAGAGCAAAAGTTCCTTTGAGCGAAATGTTCGGATACGTTACACAGTTAAGAACGTTGACTTCGGGCCGCGCAACTTCTACTATGGAGTTCCATAGTTTCCAACCGGCTCCTGAAAACGTAGCATCAACGGTGATTGCCAAGAATTCAGGAAAAACCAGAAGCAGCGCAGTAGGCGAATAA
- the rpsG gene encoding 30S ribosomal protein S7: MRKKRAPKRYVQPDPKFGDVMVTQFVNRIMYEGKKAVAYGIFYDALDLIEERTKENSLDVWKKALQNVGPSVEVKTRRIGGANFQIPTEVRGDRKAGVAMKWIIQYSRDRNGRSMADKLASEIVAASKGEGGAFKKKEDTHKMAEANKAFAHFKF; this comes from the coding sequence ATGAGAAAAAAAAGAGCACCGAAAAGATATGTTCAACCAGACCCTAAGTTTGGTGATGTGATGGTTACCCAGTTTGTTAACCGCATTATGTATGAAGGCAAAAAGGCAGTGGCTTATGGCATTTTCTATGATGCCTTGGACCTGATTGAAGAAAGAACCAAAGAAAATTCTTTGGATGTTTGGAAAAAAGCACTCCAAAATGTTGGACCCTCTGTAGAGGTGAAGACTCGCCGTATTGGTGGAGCTAACTTTCAGATTCCTACGGAAGTTCGTGGTGACAGAAAGGCGGGAGTAGCCATGAAATGGATTATTCAGTATAGCCGTGACCGGAACGGCAGGTCTATGGCCGATAAATTGGCCAGCGAAATTGTAGCTGCCTCAAAAGGTGAAGGCGGTGCTTTCAAAAAGAAAGAAGACACGCACAAAATGGCTGAAGCCAACAAGGCTTTCGCGCATTTCAAATTCTAA
- a CDS encoding 30S ribosomal protein S12 has protein sequence MPTIQQLVRKSRSIIRAKSKSRALDSCPQKRGVCTRVYTTTPKKSNSALRKVAKVRLTNAIEVIAYIPGEGHNLQEHSIVLIRGGRVKDLPGVRYHIVRGSLDTAGVENRKQSRSKYGTKRPKAGAAAVPAKKK, from the coding sequence ATGCCTACAATACAGCAATTAGTAAGAAAATCGCGCTCGATTATACGGGCTAAATCGAAGAGTCGTGCATTGGATTCATGTCCACAGAAAAGAGGGGTATGTACCCGTGTTTACACGACTACTCCAAAGAAGTCTAACTCTGCACTTCGCAAGGTGGCTAAGGTTCGCTTGACGAATGCGATAGAGGTGATTGCTTATATTCCTGGTGAAGGGCATAACCTTCAAGAGCACTCCATCGTGCTGATTCGCGGAGGACGGGTAAAAGACCTTCCGGGTGTTCGTTACCACATCGTCCGTGGTTCATTGGACACGGCTGGTGTAGAAAATAGAAAGCAAAGCCGTTCTAAATACGGAACCAAGAGACCCAAAGCCGGTGCTGCCGCAGTTCCTGCCAAAAAGAAATAG
- a CDS encoding T9SS type A sorting domain-containing protein: protein MKNIYLLLMGLFAALTNANANQGFYCNHFSGSAANRDAQIVASPDHVARMAKYDVGFYFLDLNMQRTAPYTISGNVLMRTKSLVSSLDTFGVELSALFTIDSVQAALNGGSFQSANFARIASTTAINVVLPFTAALNQMVEVRVYYHGNPQTSTLGPSGGAVFTPTTQYPNIFNASPPYNASTWFPCKQSLTDKADSSWFFITTDTANVAVANGLLQNTVPVGSNKNRWEYKSKYPIDFFLIAFVVGTKSGMAKTTEYFHPTGRTDSMAVNGFGAAINTNTAVDILSKFSSLLGLYPFYDETLGLASVYLGGGMENQTIIAMGNIGTVMEHEIMHQWFGAHVTCASYRDLWLNEGFARWGESLYSELSSANPDSGRIKLCTEYEVGNPLYGANIGTVNVTNANTSIFHYVSDTNSVNSLYGGTGRTAYYEKPAMMINSLRFEINNDSIFFLGLRNYLSQYAGGNARGSDFIDVMETTTGMDLTDFFAGWYYGYGFPTFNIKWNQKNGQLMMEVTETTSSTNTPLIKTSLEVKVLRANADTTLRFYIGQNVSSFNISSSDSVTGFVVDPNQWIANKAGTTTMDTSLIISGIEILKDGSASFHIYPNPTNGTLYISSSLPSGEPMDAELYNAFGQLVHRERISSNRQMNLPTLPQGIYLLQINRSQPIKVMIIE from the coding sequence ATGAAAAATATCTACTTACTCTTAATGGGATTGTTTGCGGCCCTGACAAATGCAAATGCAAATCAGGGATTTTATTGTAACCATTTTTCAGGCTCTGCCGCCAATCGCGATGCTCAGATTGTAGCCTCACCCGACCATGTGGCGCGCATGGCCAAGTATGATGTAGGCTTCTATTTTCTTGATCTGAATATGCAGCGTACAGCTCCCTACACTATTTCTGGTAACGTGTTGATGCGCACCAAATCACTCGTGAGTAGTTTGGATACTTTCGGTGTGGAACTTTCTGCTTTGTTCACTATTGATTCGGTTCAAGCAGCCCTAAACGGCGGCTCTTTTCAATCGGCCAATTTTGCCCGTATCGCTAGCACAACGGCCATCAATGTCGTACTTCCCTTTACAGCTGCCTTAAATCAAATGGTGGAAGTAAGGGTTTATTACCACGGCAATCCTCAAACATCTACTCTCGGTCCTTCGGGTGGAGCGGTATTTACTCCAACCACTCAATACCCCAATATATTTAATGCATCTCCACCTTATAATGCCTCCACTTGGTTTCCCTGCAAACAAAGCCTGACGGACAAAGCAGACTCCTCTTGGTTTTTTATCACCACTGATACTGCCAATGTGGCGGTCGCTAACGGATTGTTGCAAAACACGGTTCCGGTAGGCTCGAACAAGAATCGTTGGGAATACAAATCCAAATACCCGATTGATTTTTTTCTTATTGCTTTTGTAGTGGGTACTAAATCCGGAATGGCTAAAACCACAGAGTATTTTCACCCAACCGGAAGAACCGATTCTATGGCTGTGAACGGATTCGGAGCAGCAATCAACACCAATACGGCTGTGGATATATTGAGCAAGTTCAGCAGTCTATTAGGCCTGTATCCTTTTTATGATGAAACATTAGGCCTGGCCAGTGTTTACCTAGGCGGCGGAATGGAAAACCAAACCATTATCGCCATGGGAAATATCGGCACAGTGATGGAACATGAGATTATGCACCAGTGGTTTGGTGCTCACGTTACCTGTGCTTCCTACAGAGACCTATGGCTGAACGAGGGCTTTGCCCGTTGGGGCGAGTCGCTTTATAGCGAACTGAGTTCAGCAAATCCGGACTCTGGCAGAATCAAACTTTGTACAGAATATGAAGTAGGCAATCCGCTTTATGGTGCCAACATTGGTACGGTCAATGTCACCAACGCCAATACTTCTATCTTTCACTACGTCAGTGATACGAATAGTGTTAACAGTCTGTATGGTGGCACAGGACGGACCGCTTATTATGAAAAACCGGCGATGATGATTAACTCACTGCGCTTTGAAATAAATAATGATTCAATATTTTTTCTGGGCTTGCGCAATTACTTGTCGCAATATGCGGGAGGCAACGCGCGGGGCAGTGATTTTATAGACGTGATGGAAACTACTACCGGAATGGATTTAACCGACTTCTTTGCGGGTTGGTATTATGGATATGGTTTCCCAACCTTTAATATCAAATGGAATCAGAAGAACGGACAGTTGATGATGGAAGTTACCGAGACGACTTCTTCTACCAACACGCCATTAATCAAAACATCGCTTGAGGTTAAAGTGCTGCGTGCAAATGCCGATACCACTTTAAGGTTCTACATTGGTCAGAATGTTTCTTCCTTTAATATTTCAAGCAGTGATTCTGTTACGGGTTTTGTAGTGGACCCCAACCAGTGGATTGCCAACAAGGCAGGGACTACTACTATGGATACTAGTCTGATAATTTCAGGAATAGAAATATTAAAAGACGGCAGTGCTTCTTTCCACATTTATCCAAATCCAACGAATGGGACGCTTTACATTTCTTCCTCCTTGCCTTCGGGCGAGCCGATGGATGCGGAATTATATAATGCCTTCGGACAGTTGGTACACCGCGAACGGATTTCGAGCAACCGGCAGATGAACTTACCTACATTGCCGCAAGGAATATATCTCCTTCAGATTAATCGGTCGCAACCCATAAAGGTGATGATAATCGAGTGA
- a CDS encoding phosphopantothenoylcysteine decarboxylase, with protein MFLGVCGSIAAYKSAALTRLLVKSEAEVQVIMTASASDFIAPLTFSVLSKKKVYTGVSDDSQSWNNHVELGMWADAILVAPASANSIAKMAAGICDNMLLATYLSAKCPVFFAPAMDLDMWKHKAVKRNIDLLHSYGNILIPVEHGELASGLVGDGRMAEPEHIIQRLEEYFS; from the coding sequence TTGTTCCTGGGGGTATGTGGCTCTATAGCAGCTTATAAATCTGCAGCGCTTACTCGCCTGCTTGTCAAATCAGAAGCCGAAGTGCAAGTCATTATGACTGCTTCGGCTTCTGACTTTATAGCTCCACTTACGTTTTCTGTGTTGAGCAAAAAGAAAGTTTATACCGGTGTGAGCGACGACAGCCAAAGCTGGAATAATCATGTGGAATTGGGGATGTGGGCCGATGCCATATTGGTGGCTCCTGCTTCGGCAAACTCTATTGCCAAAATGGCTGCCGGCATTTGTGATAATATGTTGCTGGCCACCTATCTTTCGGCGAAATGTCCTGTGTTCTTTGCTCCGGCTATGGATCTTGATATGTGGAAGCATAAAGCAGTGAAAAGGAATATTGATTTACTTCACAGTTACGGAAATATCCTCATTCCAGTGGAGCACGGTGAATTGGCTAGTGGCCTTGTTGGTGATGGGCGAATGGCCGAACCTGAACATATTATCCAGCGCTTAGAAGAATACTTCTCCTAA
- a CDS encoding DNA-directed RNA polymerase subunit omega, which yields MDKSKKIKMSQTSPLIETQNLEAMAKETGNVYESIYVISNRANQIASEIKQELHAKLEDFASHTDNLEEIHENREQIEISKFYEKLPHATILATKEYLAHELVVRSIDEVDEAEVVAESN from the coding sequence ATGGATAAATCGAAGAAAATCAAGATGAGCCAAACCAGTCCCCTGATTGAAACTCAGAATCTGGAAGCTATGGCAAAAGAAACGGGCAACGTGTATGAATCCATCTATGTGATTTCTAACAGAGCCAATCAAATTGCTTCTGAAATCAAGCAAGAGTTACATGCCAAACTCGAAGATTTTGCTTCGCATACGGACAACTTAGAAGAGATTCACGAGAACCGCGAGCAAATTGAGATTTCCAAGTTTTATGAAAAGCTTCCTCATGCTACCATTCTGGCTACTAAAGAATATTTAGCCCATGAATTAGTGGTTCGTTCGATAGACGAAGTTGACGAAGCCGAGGTAGTTGCCGAATCTAACTAA
- the bamD gene encoding outer membrane protein assembly factor BamD, whose protein sequence is MNKYTSDTFNFRTTFFALIAFCFAFLLACETPEKVLKSNDLEYKKAKAIFWYNKKEYVKCIPVMEELIGLLKGRQSTEDLYYMYANANFKQGDYMISAYHFKNYYDLYSSSDKAEEALFMQAKSLQNLTSKPDLDQTYTFKAIEAYQLFLNSYPGSHFIEESNTAMAELRRKLEKKALQGAELYFKTSNYKAAATCYTNILKDFPDIQESEKVSFMIVKSGFRYAQNSTPEKKAERFNILIKNYYDFQYKFGSSKFLQEAKKYEEQAHYLAVQSAFQWAEISPLADREKHFASFFREAERHKSYIAADSKTAEKIAEWVEKGYFLVLKSNFELSEARKSTLKVPALEQTLKTYYTFVDQFPKSRFIKEAERIYNESSEQLKKLKNNG, encoded by the coding sequence ATGAATAAATACACCTCCGACACATTTAATTTTCGTACTACCTTTTTTGCACTTATCGCTTTCTGCTTCGCTTTCCTTTTGGCTTGCGAAACACCGGAAAAGGTACTCAAGTCCAATGATTTGGAGTATAAAAAAGCCAAGGCAATATTCTGGTATAATAAGAAGGAGTATGTAAAGTGTATCCCGGTTATGGAGGAATTGATAGGCTTGCTTAAAGGGAGACAATCTACAGAAGACCTATACTATATGTATGCCAATGCCAATTTCAAGCAGGGTGATTACATGATTTCTGCTTATCACTTCAAAAACTATTACGACTTATACTCCAGTAGCGACAAGGCAGAGGAAGCACTTTTTATGCAAGCTAAAAGCTTGCAGAACTTGACCTCGAAACCTGATTTGGATCAGACTTACACATTTAAGGCAATAGAGGCCTATCAATTGTTTCTTAATTCATATCCGGGTAGCCATTTTATTGAGGAATCAAATACTGCAATGGCAGAACTTCGACGCAAACTGGAGAAGAAGGCACTTCAGGGAGCGGAACTATATTTTAAGACCAGCAATTATAAAGCCGCAGCTACTTGTTATACCAACATTCTAAAAGACTTTCCCGATATACAAGAAAGCGAGAAAGTTTCATTTATGATTGTCAAATCTGGTTTTCGTTATGCGCAAAACTCAACTCCGGAGAAAAAAGCAGAACGGTTTAATATACTGATAAAGAACTATTACGACTTTCAATATAAATTTGGTAGCAGTAAATTTTTGCAGGAGGCAAAAAAATATGAGGAACAGGCTCATTATCTGGCTGTGCAGAGTGCCTTTCAATGGGCCGAAATTTCCCCTCTTGCCGACCGCGAAAAACATTTCGCGTCCTTTTTTCGAGAGGCAGAGCGCCACAAATCTTATATAGCGGCTGACAGCAAAACCGCTGAAAAAATAGCTGAATGGGTGGAAAAAGGCTACTTTTTGGTTCTCAAATCCAATTTTGAGTTAAGCGAAGCCCGAAAAAGTACTCTGAAAGTGCCTGCATTAGAACAAACTTTGAAAACTTATTATACCTTTGTCGACCAATTTCCCAAAAGCCGTTTCATCAAGGAGGCAGAAAGGATATATAATGAGTCAAGCGAACAACTGAAAAAACTGAAAAACAATGGATAA
- a CDS encoding transposase codes for MSSKYKFVNDGHLYFVSFAVVYWIDLFSRTDYCKTIMESLTFCENNKGLELYAYCIMPSHIHLIIGSSKEPLEGIMRDFKSYTSRTLKEAIHNHPGESRKEWMLWMMKRAGEKSAHHKGFQLWQEGNHPVELSTPEITEQKLHYIHNNPVEAGYVFSPPLKTTEI; via the coding sequence ATGAGCAGCAAATACAAGTTTGTAAATGATGGGCACCTTTATTTCGTGAGTTTTGCGGTAGTCTATTGGATAGATTTGTTCTCGAGAACCGATTATTGCAAAACCATAATGGAAAGTCTCACTTTTTGCGAAAATAATAAAGGGCTTGAGCTGTATGCTTACTGTATCATGCCAAGCCATATTCATTTGATCATCGGCTCAAGCAAGGAACCTCTGGAAGGTATCATGCGTGATTTTAAAAGCTATACATCGCGAACGCTGAAGGAAGCGATTCACAACCATCCGGGCGAGAGTCGAAAAGAATGGATGCTTTGGATGATGAAACGCGCGGGTGAAAAAAGCGCCCATCACAAGGGCTTTCAATTGTGGCAGGAAGGGAATCATCCTGTTGAACTCAGTACACCTGAAATTACAGAACAGAAACTGCACTATATTCATAATAACCCGGTGGAAGCGGGTTATGTATTTAGTCCGCCCTTAAAAACCACTGAGATATAG
- a CDS encoding transposase, translated as MKPKATNESQLSFYSSFEEQLNHQHPLYVLSNRINWKQFEDAFLKHYSDKMGRPGKPIRLMVGLLILKHVRNLSDESVVEQWSENVYYQYFCGEKSFANGSPCEASELVHFRHRIGAEGVELILKESIRVNGKDGAEEEVTIDTTVQEKNITFPTDSKLHQKIIAKCQSIANKEEVDLRQSYSRTVKKLRYLLRFHRSKQQQKKARKATKKIKTIAGRLVRDLERKLTTEQLAEYASLFELFKKYWHKSEATNTRSTVYMSRMCNV; from the coding sequence ATGAAGCCGAAAGCCACGAACGAATCCCAACTCAGTTTCTACAGCAGCTTCGAAGAACAACTCAATCATCAGCATCCGTTGTATGTTCTTTCGAACCGTATCAACTGGAAACAGTTTGAAGACGCATTTCTCAAACATTACAGCGACAAGATGGGTCGTCCCGGCAAACCGATTCGCCTGATGGTGGGCTTGCTCATTCTAAAACACGTTCGCAATCTCAGTGATGAAAGCGTAGTGGAGCAATGGAGCGAGAATGTTTATTATCAATATTTCTGCGGAGAAAAGAGTTTTGCCAACGGTTCGCCCTGTGAAGCATCGGAGTTGGTTCACTTCCGCCACCGCATCGGAGCAGAAGGAGTAGAGTTGATTTTAAAAGAAAGTATCCGGGTGAATGGAAAAGACGGAGCGGAAGAGGAAGTGACGATTGACACGACGGTGCAGGAAAAAAACATCACATTTCCCACCGACAGCAAACTGCATCAGAAGATAATTGCCAAATGTCAAAGCATAGCAAACAAAGAAGAAGTGGACTTGCGCCAATCGTATAGTCGCACGGTGAAGAAGCTTCGTTACCTGCTTCGCTTTCATCGCAGCAAACAACAACAAAAGAAAGCACGTAAAGCCACGAAGAAAATAAAAACTATTGCGGGACGATTAGTGCGGGACTTAGAGCGCAAACTCACCACAGAACAATTAGCGGAGTACGCATCCCTGTTTGAACTCTTCAAAAAATATTGGCACAAAAGCGAGGCGACCAACACAAGATCTACAGTTTACATGAGCCGCATGTGCAATGTATGA
- a CDS encoding transposase — protein sequence MRQVGATQIVQPRTPLIKQNAYQKQKRKEDLQRRAAIEPTIGHLKQNYRLGRNFYKGIVGDQINVMLAAAAYNFKRVINQVLKGDLTFLFDFLNRLFTFPVHPISLN from the coding sequence GTGAGACAAGTCGGCGCAACCCAAATCGTTCAGCCAAGAACACCGCTGATAAAACAAAACGCTTATCAGAAACAAAAGCGAAAAGAAGATTTACAACGAAGAGCAGCCATCGAACCCACTATTGGTCATTTGAAACAAAACTATCGGTTAGGAAGAAACTTTTACAAGGGAATAGTCGGAGACCAAATAAATGTGATGTTAGCAGCGGCAGCTTATAACTTCAAACGAGTCATCAATCAGGTTTTGAAAGGTGATCTTACTTTTTTGTTCGATTTTTTGAATCGCTTATTTACCTTCCCAGTGCACCCAATATCTTTGAATTGA
- a CDS encoding fibronectin type III domain-containing protein has product MNRPSPIFILTLYTAKIGLRNIKPMQFVEHWRECIKAMTGNPNFLFPSPSLLAQTNMCKLLEKAIQAAESGDHKKIAYRNDVLEDAKDMFRLMVFYVNDVAKGNREIIRSAGLEEKKFKGPSALPGQVKGLKAEYAGIAKIKLLWKGLRKKQMYYHIEYTTDPVKGVWKQTKNGTKDDSYVVHELEPGVEYFFRVRASNSLGAGDYSEVANFRCG; this is encoded by the coding sequence ATGAATAGGCCATCACCCATTTTCATCTTGACCCTTTACACCGCCAAAATCGGGTTGCGCAATATCAAGCCGATGCAATTTGTGGAGCACTGGCGCGAATGCATCAAAGCGATGACCGGTAACCCGAATTTCCTTTTTCCATCTCCATCGCTGCTGGCACAGACCAATATGTGCAAGCTCCTGGAGAAAGCCATACAGGCGGCGGAAAGCGGCGACCATAAAAAAATTGCTTATCGCAACGACGTATTAGAAGACGCCAAAGATATGTTCCGCCTGATGGTGTTCTATGTAAATGATGTAGCCAAAGGCAATCGTGAAATCATCCGCAGCGCCGGTCTGGAAGAAAAGAAATTCAAGGGTCCATCCGCCCTGCCCGGACAGGTGAAAGGCCTGAAGGCAGAATATGCAGGTATTGCCAAGATCAAACTGCTATGGAAAGGCTTGCGCAAAAAACAGATGTACTACCATATCGAATATACCACCGACCCGGTAAAGGGCGTTTGGAAACAAACTAAAAACGGAACGAAAGACGATAGCTACGTTGTTCACGAACTCGAACCGGGTGTAGAATATTTCTTCCGCGTGCGCGCCTCCAACTCACTCGGCGCCGGTGATTATAGCGAGGTGGCGAATTTTAGGTGTGGGTAA